In one window of Schistosoma haematobium chromosome 5, whole genome shotgun sequence DNA:
- the RPL7_2 gene encoding 60S ribosomal protein L7 (EggNog:ENOG410V5E8~COG:J), with translation MSDVKKTDAQSATPKRPKKPEGLRLKEKIRRRKLITVARKKVVRRQTFMRLKRLMKQRAEKYMHEYRRMAKREITLQRNAKKTGDFYVPAEPKLAFVVRIRGINGVHPRPRKTMQLFRLRQINNGMFVRLNKATLNMLRIIDPYVAWGYPSLKIIRQLIYKRGFCKYHGTRLPLTNELIEHKLGHLGLICVEDLVHEIYTVGPNFKHAVALLWTFKLNNPSGGFRKKGKHFVEGGDFGNRETYINRLLKAMI, from the exons ATGTCAGACGT AAAGAAAACTGATGCTCAGTCAGCTACTCCCAAGAGACCTAAGAAGCCAGAAGGTCTCCGCTTGAAGGAAAAGATTAGACGACGGAAATTGATTACAGTGGCTCGCAAAAAGGTGGTACGTCGACAAACTTTTATGCGGTTAAAACGTCTCATGAAGCAGCGGGCGGAGAAATACATGCAT GAGTACCGCAGAATGGCAAAGCGGGAAATCACGTTGCAGCGTAATGCTAAAAAAACGGGGGACTTTTATGTCCCAGCTGAACCAAAACTCGCATTTGTCGTGCGAATCCGGGGTATTAACGGTGTCCACCCACGCCCAAGAAAGACCATGCAGCTGTTTCGCCTTCGGCAAATCAACAACGGGATGTTTGTGCGATTAAATAAG GCAACTCTTAACATGCTTCGAATAATTGATCCATACGTCGCTTGGGGTTACCCTAGTCTTAAAATTATTCGTCAACTCATTTATAAACGCGGATTTTGTAAGTACCATGGTACACGGCTCCCTTTAACAAATGAGCTAATTGAACACAAACTTGGACATCTTGGTTTAATATGCGTTGAGGACCTTGTACATGAAATATATACAGTTGGACCAAACTTCAAACATGCTGTTGCTCTTCTATGGACATTCAAGTTGAACAATCCTAGTGGTGGTTTTCGCAAGAAAGGAAAGCACTTTGTCGAAGGTGGTGATTTTGGCAACCGAGAAACCTACATAAATCGATTACTTAAAGCtatgatttaa